Proteins from a single region of Sphingopyxis sp. BSN-002:
- a CDS encoding pseudouridine synthase — translation MSRLILFNKPYGVLSQFTDKSMAASADGPRATLSDYVDVPGVYPAGRLDRDSEGLLILTDDGALQARISSPKHKTPKTYLAQVEGEPDDAALAALRRGVTLNDGPTRPATVRRIEAPKLWDRDPPVRYRKSVPDSWIELTITEGRNRQVRRMTAAVGYPTLRLVRWRIGAWEIGDLGLGEWREV, via the coding sequence GTGAGCCGCCTGATCCTGTTCAACAAGCCGTATGGCGTGCTGTCGCAATTCACCGACAAGAGCATGGCCGCGAGCGCGGATGGCCCGCGCGCGACGCTGTCCGACTATGTCGACGTGCCGGGGGTCTATCCCGCCGGGCGGCTCGACCGCGACAGCGAGGGACTGCTGATCCTGACCGATGACGGCGCGCTGCAGGCGCGGATTTCGTCGCCGAAGCACAAGACGCCCAAAACCTATCTGGCGCAGGTCGAGGGAGAGCCCGACGACGCCGCGCTGGCGGCGCTGCGCCGCGGGGTCACGCTGAACGACGGCCCGACGCGCCCCGCGACCGTCCGCCGCATCGAGGCGCCGAAGCTCTGGGACCGCGACCCGCCGGTGCGATACCGCAAGAGCGTGCCCGATAGCTGGATCGAACTGACGATCACCGAAGGCCGCAACCGTCAGGTGCGGCGGATGACGGCGGCGGTTGGTTATCCGACGCTGCGGCTAGTGAGGTGGCGGATCGGGGCGTGGGAGATTGGGGATTTGGGGCTGGGGGAGTGGCGGGAGGTTTGA
- a CDS encoding type II restriction endonuclease, whose amino-acid sequence MNGISSSDVLAEFDQAKKTAPKLFRQYGGRIPSGVELTRRAIDEALGQPPYNTEYIKDNFSSLVSDLQLAAYGYYLQAEREVCGEALAAYVKGQSNGDTAADALQSLQSSFFVLDRFFLSLTQSRRQRAGASFEEVVQTLFRALGYPYTPQPELSGSRPDFVLPSLGHYDAFAADCMIFTCKRTLRERWRQVVTEGLTGQAFYLATIDDGISRPELAKMKDRSVIVVVPKLIKENFYGGQLNVISFENFFDHHLDPAVARWTANGVISG is encoded by the coding sequence ATGAACGGTATATCTTCTTCCGATGTTCTCGCCGAGTTTGATCAAGCGAAGAAGACCGCTCCAAAGCTGTTTCGGCAATATGGGGGAAGGATACCGTCGGGCGTCGAATTGACTAGGCGGGCGATCGACGAGGCACTTGGTCAGCCGCCTTATAATACCGAGTACATCAAGGATAACTTCAGCTCGCTGGTAAGTGATCTGCAGCTCGCCGCGTACGGGTATTATCTTCAGGCAGAGCGCGAAGTTTGCGGAGAAGCTCTAGCCGCGTACGTCAAAGGCCAGTCAAATGGTGATACCGCCGCTGATGCCTTGCAGAGCCTCCAGAGCTCATTTTTCGTGCTCGACCGATTTTTTCTCAGCCTTACTCAGAGCCGACGGCAACGGGCCGGCGCATCTTTCGAAGAGGTTGTCCAAACTCTGTTTCGAGCCTTGGGCTATCCGTACACGCCCCAACCAGAGCTCTCGGGGAGCAGGCCGGATTTCGTGCTTCCAAGCCTAGGCCACTACGACGCGTTCGCTGCAGATTGCATGATCTTTACCTGTAAACGGACGCTTCGCGAGCGCTGGCGTCAGGTCGTTACTGAGGGGCTGACTGGCCAAGCTTTCTATTTGGCAACGATCGATGATGGGATTTCCCGACCAGAACTGGCGAAGATGAAGGATCGTAGCGTGATCGTGGTCGTCCCTAAATTGATCAAAGAGAATTTCTACGGGGGTCAGCTAAATGTAATCAGCTTCGAAAACTTCTTCGATCATCATCTTGATCCCGCGGTCGCCAGATGGACAGCAAACGGGGTCATCTCTGGCTGA
- a CDS encoding very short patch repair endonuclease, with the protein MMAGIRSRNTAPEVLLRKMLHKRGLRFRLHRKSLPGSPDLTFPRYRAAVFVHGCFWHGHECHLFKWPKTRTEFWVTKITGNRERDARTVEKITQLGWKALVVWECELRRKEQDLRSFVDSIADSIRSTQPEMTPFAVHLATAGSR; encoded by the coding sequence ATGATGGCGGGCATCCGATCCCGGAACACCGCGCCCGAAGTTTTGCTTCGAAAGATGTTGCACAAAAGGGGGTTAAGGTTCCGACTCCATCGGAAAAGCCTCCCCGGCTCTCCCGACCTGACCTTCCCTCGGTACCGAGCTGCAGTGTTCGTTCATGGATGCTTCTGGCACGGTCACGAATGCCATCTGTTCAAATGGCCTAAAACCAGAACAGAATTTTGGGTGACGAAGATAACGGGCAATAGAGAGCGGGATGCCCGCACTGTAGAAAAAATTACCCAACTGGGTTGGAAGGCATTGGTCGTGTGGGAATGCGAGCTTCGAAGGAAAGAACAAGATCTGCGATCTTTTGTCGATTCGATAGCAGATAGCATACGATCAACTCAGCCAGAGATGACCCCGTTTGCTGTCCATCTGGCGACCGCGGGATCAAGATGA
- the dcm gene encoding DNA (cytosine-5-)-methyltransferase yields the protein MTESLSFHELRQRLGMSVEDVAQELDYDLSTVYRWDRGETAPKAHIYRSLEMIGNLTPKPVQDAPTGDLSFRFIDLFAGIGGLRIGFQAIGGHCVFTSEWDKNSQETYRRNFRDNHDLHGDIREFSENPALVPEHDVLLAGFPCQPFSIAGVSKKNALGRPHGFLCDTQGTLFFDTAQIIAHHRPAAFVLENVKNLERHDKGKTFATIMNVLQNELGYHVQARIISSAPWVPQKRERIFIVGFKKKTAFDLATLEIPEISDGPKLGSILERHEDVDPKYTLTPRLWEYLQMYKEKHASKGNGFGFSLFGPNDVARTLSARYHKDGSEILIDQPGKRPRRLTPLECARLMGFDRDERRWQIGVSDTQAYRQFGNAVVVPVVEFLANAMKPYLATALNSRALPVEDRLERSKVVAFG from the coding sequence ATGACCGAAAGCCTCTCCTTCCACGAGCTTCGGCAGCGCCTCGGCATGTCTGTGGAAGATGTAGCGCAGGAACTCGATTACGATCTTAGCACTGTCTATCGATGGGATCGTGGCGAGACGGCACCAAAAGCCCACATCTACCGCTCGCTGGAAATGATTGGCAACCTTACCCCCAAGCCGGTGCAGGATGCGCCAACGGGCGACCTGTCATTTCGCTTCATTGACCTCTTTGCCGGAATTGGCGGGCTAAGGATCGGGTTTCAGGCCATCGGCGGCCATTGTGTCTTCACATCCGAATGGGACAAGAATTCGCAGGAAACCTATCGCCGCAACTTCCGTGACAACCATGATCTGCATGGCGATATCCGGGAATTTTCTGAAAACCCCGCGCTTGTCCCCGAGCATGATGTTCTGCTTGCCGGCTTCCCGTGCCAGCCCTTTTCAATCGCCGGCGTATCGAAGAAAAACGCTCTCGGCCGCCCGCATGGTTTCCTTTGCGACACCCAAGGCACGCTGTTCTTCGATACGGCGCAGATTATCGCTCACCACAGGCCGGCCGCTTTCGTGCTGGAAAACGTCAAGAATCTCGAACGCCATGACAAGGGCAAGACGTTCGCGACGATCATGAACGTTCTGCAAAATGAACTCGGCTATCATGTCCAGGCCCGCATAATCAGTTCGGCGCCGTGGGTTCCGCAAAAGCGCGAGCGCATCTTCATTGTCGGTTTCAAAAAGAAGACGGCGTTCGACCTTGCGACGCTCGAAATCCCCGAAATTTCTGACGGCCCAAAGCTCGGAAGCATTCTCGAACGGCATGAAGACGTCGATCCGAAATATACGTTGACCCCGCGCCTCTGGGAGTATCTCCAGATGTACAAGGAGAAGCACGCATCGAAAGGCAACGGTTTCGGTTTCAGCCTGTTCGGACCCAACGATGTCGCGCGGACCTTGTCGGCCCGCTATCACAAAGACGGCTCGGAAATCCTGATCGACCAGCCCGGCAAACGCCCCCGCCGACTTACGCCGCTGGAATGCGCACGCTTGATGGGCTTCGATCGCGATGAGCGGCGCTGGCAGATCGGGGTGTCCGACACGCAGGCTTATCGGCAATTCGGTAATGCCGTTGTCGTGCCGGTGGTCGAGTTTCTGGCGAATGCAATGAAGCCGTATTTGGCAACAGCGCTCAACAGCCGTGCGCTGCCGGTCGAGGATCGGTTAGAACGATCGAAAGTTGTGGCTTTTGGCTGA
- a CDS encoding SDR family oxidoreductase yields MTDHSIKGKTVLIAGGGKNLGGLVARDLAAQGAKAIAVHYNSAAAKAETEETLAAIRAAGAEAVAFQADLTSAAAMEKLFADTIAAIGRPDIAINTVGKVLKKPFTEISEAEYDGMTAVNSKTAFFFLKEAGKHLNDNGKICTLVTSLLGAYTPFYAAYAGTKAPVEHFTRAASKEFGARGISVTAIGPGPMDTPFFYPAEEADAQAYHKSAAALSGFTKTGLTDIADIVPWIRMLVSDGWWMTGQTILVNGGYTTK; encoded by the coding sequence ATGACGGATCACAGCATCAAGGGTAAGACCGTTCTCATCGCCGGCGGCGGCAAGAATCTCGGCGGCCTCGTCGCCCGCGATCTCGCCGCGCAGGGCGCAAAGGCGATCGCGGTCCATTACAACAGCGCCGCCGCAAAGGCCGAGACCGAGGAAACGCTCGCCGCGATCCGCGCCGCCGGCGCCGAAGCCGTCGCTTTCCAGGCCGACCTGACCAGCGCCGCCGCGATGGAAAAGCTCTTCGCCGACACGATCGCCGCGATCGGCCGCCCCGACATCGCGATCAACACGGTGGGCAAGGTACTGAAAAAGCCCTTCACCGAAATCAGTGAGGCCGAATATGACGGCATGACCGCGGTCAACAGCAAGACCGCCTTCTTCTTCCTGAAAGAGGCGGGCAAGCACCTCAACGACAATGGCAAGATCTGCACGCTCGTGACGTCGCTGCTCGGCGCCTACACGCCCTTCTATGCCGCCTATGCCGGCACCAAGGCCCCGGTCGAGCATTTCACCCGAGCGGCATCGAAGGAGTTCGGCGCGCGCGGCATTTCGGTCACCGCGATCGGCCCCGGCCCGATGGACACGCCCTTCTTCTACCCCGCCGAGGAAGCCGATGCGCAGGCCTATCACAAGAGCGCCGCGGCGCTCTCGGGCTTCACCAAGACCGGGCTGACCGACATCGCCGACATCGTCCCGTGGATCCGCATGCTCGTGTCGGACGGCTGGTGGATGACCGGCCAGACGATCCTCGTCAACGGCGGCTACACGACCAAGTGA
- a CDS encoding AraC family transcriptional regulator, which translates to MTGQAIRVWDGIRPLAPRDLVARHEVQIGALGLVAAAENLHRPTDWAFEENHHTIVVHLGGRMTRMECEFSVGPSGPVLPERGDIWMIPAACRYAALAEGERAEFVEFRVPTALLADAPIEARVRHRDDFVFGSAARLAALLHGPASDLSEMASHAIVDALGLHLRQSYGPVVPSRARGSLSASQRTRLAEAIRGQLDERHSLEALAGLVDMDVRRFTAAFRRAFGLSPWQYVLRARLDAAARMLLQGREPVTEVALATGFATPSHFATAFTRRFGVPPSRFRAAAAG; encoded by the coding sequence GTGACCGGGCAGGCAATTCGGGTGTGGGACGGAATACGGCCGCTGGCGCCGCGCGATCTGGTTGCGCGGCACGAGGTGCAGATCGGCGCACTGGGACTGGTCGCGGCGGCCGAAAATCTTCACCGGCCCACCGACTGGGCTTTCGAGGAAAATCATCACACGATCGTCGTCCATCTGGGTGGCCGGATGACCCGCATGGAGTGCGAATTTTCGGTGGGGCCTTCGGGGCCCGTGCTGCCCGAGCGCGGCGACATCTGGATGATCCCCGCGGCGTGCCGCTATGCCGCGCTGGCGGAGGGCGAGCGCGCCGAGTTCGTCGAGTTCCGCGTGCCGACCGCATTGCTTGCCGATGCGCCGATCGAGGCGCGGGTGCGGCACCGCGACGACTTCGTCTTCGGCAGCGCGGCGCGGCTGGCGGCGTTGCTGCACGGGCCCGCGAGCGACCTGTCGGAGATGGCGTCGCACGCGATCGTCGACGCGCTGGGGTTGCATCTGCGGCAGAGTTACGGTCCGGTCGTGCCGTCGCGGGCGCGCGGCAGCCTGTCGGCGTCGCAGCGGACGCGGCTGGCCGAGGCGATCCGGGGGCAGCTCGACGAACGGCATAGCCTCGAGGCGCTGGCGGGGCTCGTCGACATGGACGTGCGCCGCTTTACCGCCGCGTTCCGGCGGGCGTTCGGTCTGTCGCCCTGGCAATATGTGCTGCGCGCGCGGCTCGATGCCGCGGCGCGGATGCTGCTTCAGGGCAGGGAGCCGGTGACCGAAGTGGCGCTGGCCACCGGTTTTGCGACCCCGAGCCATTTCGCGACCGCCTTCACGCGGCGCTTCGGGGTGCCGCCGTCGCGCTTTCGCGCTGCCGCAGCAGGCTGA
- a CDS encoding MFS transporter, whose translation MSAAALDMGRPSGLCRRLAIAAVLGAMAVAVLDAAGSNVALPVIAQAFAIAPARAIWVVTAYQAALVMALLPAAALGERFGLRRSFLAGLALFAGAAALAALAPAFPPLVAARFVQGLGAAAIMALGVALLRHSVAADELGDAIGWNALTVALCTAAGPTYGAALLTWGGWPALFAADVPVALLALAAGMALPATPGRAGPFDPPAMLAYAAIALLLVAAIQIRALPLIVAALAAAALFVRRERRRDRPFLPLDLLANRSFAGSVLASICCFAGQGAALVAFPFFLHRRFGTSPAETGLLMTVWPLAVACTTPVTARLLRKIDAARLCAAGGFALAAGLAALALTRPESPLLILPFTALAGIGFGLFQTPNNRTMFLAAPPERSAAAGGLQGTARLAGQTLGALAMGLFFATWPLEAAARAGFAFAALATLAAALVSLLRQRESATAAPRSAA comes from the coding sequence ATGAGCGCCGCGGCGCTCGACATGGGCCGGCCATCGGGCCTGTGCCGCCGTCTCGCCATCGCCGCCGTGCTCGGCGCGATGGCGGTCGCGGTGCTCGACGCCGCGGGCAGCAATGTCGCGCTGCCGGTCATCGCGCAGGCATTCGCAATCGCACCCGCCCGCGCCATCTGGGTCGTCACCGCCTATCAGGCCGCGCTCGTCATGGCGCTGCTCCCCGCCGCCGCGCTCGGCGAACGCTTCGGCCTCCGCCGCAGCTTCCTTGCCGGGCTCGCCCTTTTTGCGGGCGCAGCAGCGCTCGCCGCCTTGGCGCCCGCCTTTCCGCCTCTTGTCGCTGCGCGCTTCGTGCAGGGCCTCGGCGCCGCCGCGATCATGGCGCTCGGGGTCGCGCTGCTGCGGCACAGCGTCGCGGCGGACGAGCTGGGCGATGCGATCGGCTGGAACGCGCTCACCGTCGCGCTCTGCACCGCCGCGGGGCCGACTTATGGCGCGGCGTTGCTGACCTGGGGCGGCTGGCCGGCGCTGTTCGCCGCCGACGTGCCGGTCGCCCTGCTCGCGCTCGCGGCCGGGATGGCGCTGCCCGCCACACCGGGCCGCGCCGGCCCGTTCGACCCGCCCGCGATGCTCGCCTATGCCGCGATCGCGCTCCTCCTCGTCGCCGCGATCCAGATCCGCGCGCTGCCCCTGATCGTCGCCGCGCTCGCCGCCGCCGCGCTTTTCGTCCGCCGCGAGCGCCGCCGCGACCGGCCCTTCCTCCCGCTCGATCTGCTCGCAAACCGCAGCTTCGCCGGCTCGGTCCTCGCTTCGATCTGCTGTTTCGCCGGACAGGGCGCCGCGCTGGTCGCGTTCCCCTTCTTCCTCCATCGGCGCTTCGGGACCTCGCCCGCCGAAACCGGGCTGCTGATGACCGTCTGGCCGCTCGCGGTCGCCTGCACCACCCCGGTCACCGCGCGCCTGCTCCGCAAGATCGACGCGGCGCGCCTCTGCGCCGCCGGAGGGTTCGCGCTTGCCGCCGGTCTCGCCGCGCTCGCGCTGACGCGGCCGGAAAGCCCGCTCCTCATCCTGCCCTTCACCGCGCTCGCGGGGATCGGCTTCGGGCTGTTCCAGACCCCGAACAACCGCACGATGTTCCTCGCCGCGCCGCCCGAACGCTCGGCCGCGGCGGGCGGGCTTCAGGGGACCGCAAGGCTCGCCGGGCAGACGCTCGGCGCGCTCGCGATGGGGCTGTTCTTTGCGACATGGCCGCTCGAGGCAGCCGCGCGCGCGGGCTTCGCCTTCGCTGCGCTCGCCACCCTTGCAGCGGCGCTCGTCAGCCTGCTGCGGCAGCGCGAAAGCGCGACGGCGGCACCCCGAAGCGCCGCGTGA
- a CDS encoding LysR family transcriptional regulator, which translates to MAGPDLNLLITLDVLLEQGSVAGAARRLGLSASAMSRTLARLREVTGDPLLVRAGRGLVPTPRATAMKDEVHRLVEDAAALLRPEAMVDVGALTRSFTLRASDGFAETFGPELVRRLGAEAPHVAMRFIRKLDKDSAGLRDGSIDLETGVVGKAIGPEVRAQALFNDRYVAVVRRGHALTAGEWTAGRYAGGRHVLVSRQGLDLGAIDEELAAQGLARTIVTTVDGFAAALALARGSDLVATVPERHTIGLRGDMVALPLPFASRNFTVSLLWHPRLDGDPAHRWLRQHVRDVCAAILAQNA; encoded by the coding sequence ATGGCCGGTCCCGACCTCAACCTGCTCATCACGCTCGACGTGCTGCTCGAGCAGGGCAGCGTCGCAGGGGCAGCGCGGCGGCTGGGGCTCAGCGCATCGGCGATGAGCCGCACGCTGGCGCGGCTGCGCGAGGTGACCGGCGACCCGCTGCTCGTCCGCGCCGGGCGCGGGCTGGTGCCGACGCCGCGCGCGACGGCGATGAAGGACGAGGTGCACCGGCTCGTCGAGGATGCGGCCGCGCTGCTGCGTCCCGAGGCGATGGTCGATGTCGGCGCGCTGACGCGGAGCTTCACGCTGCGCGCGAGCGACGGCTTTGCCGAGACCTTCGGCCCCGAGCTCGTGCGCCGGCTGGGCGCCGAGGCACCGCATGTCGCGATGCGCTTCATCCGCAAGCTCGACAAGGACAGCGCGGGGCTGCGCGACGGGAGCATCGACCTCGAGACCGGCGTCGTCGGCAAGGCAATCGGGCCCGAGGTGCGCGCGCAGGCGCTGTTCAACGACCGCTATGTCGCGGTCGTCCGGCGCGGGCATGCGCTGACGGCGGGCGAGTGGACGGCGGGGCGCTATGCCGGCGGGCGGCATGTGCTCGTATCGCGGCAGGGGCTCGACCTCGGCGCGATCGACGAGGAGCTGGCGGCACAGGGGCTGGCGCGGACGATCGTCACGACCGTCGACGGCTTTGCCGCGGCGCTCGCGCTGGCGCGCGGATCGGACCTCGTCGCGACGGTGCCCGAGCGGCACACGATCGGGCTGCGCGGCGACATGGTCGCACTCCCGCTGCCCTTCGCGTCGCGCAACTTCACCGTCTCGCTGCTCTGGCACCCGCGGCTCGACGGCGATCCGGCGCACCGCTGGCTGCGCCAGCATGTCCGCGACGTCTGTGCCGCCATATTGGCGCAGAACGCCTGA
- the ligD gene encoding DNA ligase D has protein sequence MARADPLAQYNAKRDFALTPEPAGKVAKGAGNRFIVQKHDATRLHYDFRLEVDGVLKSWAVTKGPSADPADKRLAVRTEDHPMSYADFEGVIPKGEYGGGSVMLWDRGTWKPIEGKSAKDIDKGHLHFILDGERMKGEWLLVRMKPRPGEKRENWLLRKVDDAYAGGADDLVGRQLTSVLTGRTMAEIAGDEGGEQSLKGAKGAAFAKKMADAAAHNKKVAKPVAKGKRPKFRPLQLATLVDAVPSGNGWFHEIKYDGYRAEVAAAGDEVRVYTRNGLDWTDKFAPLVRHIAALDLPPCLIDGEIVAFGKDGNPDFSSLQAVLKRGHGAQDDATELHFFAFDLLEQDGKTLTKLGNLERKERLEALLRDAKAPIAVADHVIGAGEKLYAAMCGAGQEGIISKRADAAYLGRRTKSWVKVKCTRRQEFIIVGWNPSSAKGRAFASLLLAQREDETLVYRGNVGTGFDADAMADLAKKFAKLERQTAPLDVDAAPARKVHWLKPDLVAEIAFAEFTASGSVRHASFLGLRSDKEAKDVTPEVKQPAPAPESDVTISSRDRVIFPEAKATKGDLADYYEAIAPLMLPHAARRPISLVRCPQGRGRKCFFQKHDSGSFGGHVLHVPIKEKDGGHEDYLYVEDADGLLACVQMGTIEFHGWDSHVGSLEKPDRMVFDLDPDEGLAFTDVKKAALDIRRQLADIGLVSFAMLSGGKGVHVVVPLDPGHSWDAHKDFAKRFAEALSLAEPDRYVATMSKAKRKGKIFIDYLRNQRGSTAVMPWSVRAREQAPVAAPVGWAELADIDKAGAFTIRDAADLLERAASPELRGWGFASQALPDF, from the coding sequence ATGGCCCGCGCCGATCCCCTCGCGCAGTACAACGCCAAGCGCGATTTCGCGCTGACCCCCGAACCCGCGGGCAAGGTTGCGAAGGGCGCCGGCAACCGCTTCATCGTCCAGAAGCATGACGCGACGCGTCTCCATTACGACTTCCGCCTCGAGGTCGATGGCGTCCTCAAAAGCTGGGCGGTCACCAAAGGCCCGAGCGCCGATCCCGCCGACAAGCGCCTCGCGGTGCGCACCGAAGACCATCCGATGAGCTACGCCGATTTCGAGGGCGTGATTCCCAAGGGCGAATATGGCGGCGGCAGCGTGATGCTGTGGGACCGTGGCACGTGGAAACCCATTGAGGGCAAGAGCGCCAAGGATATCGACAAGGGCCATCTCCACTTCATCCTCGACGGCGAACGTATGAAGGGCGAGTGGCTGCTCGTCCGCATGAAGCCGCGTCCCGGCGAGAAGCGCGAGAACTGGCTGCTCCGCAAGGTCGACGACGCATACGCCGGCGGCGCCGACGATCTCGTCGGGCGCCAGCTCACAAGCGTCCTCACCGGCCGGACGATGGCCGAAATCGCAGGCGACGAAGGCGGCGAGCAATCGCTGAAAGGCGCGAAGGGCGCCGCCTTCGCGAAGAAAATGGCGGACGCCGCCGCGCACAATAAAAAGGTCGCCAAGCCGGTCGCCAAGGGCAAGCGGCCCAAATTCCGCCCGCTCCAGCTCGCAACGCTCGTCGACGCGGTGCCCTCGGGCAACGGCTGGTTTCACGAGATCAAATATGACGGCTACCGCGCGGAGGTCGCCGCGGCCGGCGACGAGGTGCGCGTCTACACCCGCAACGGACTCGACTGGACCGACAAGTTCGCGCCGCTCGTCCGCCACATCGCCGCGCTCGACCTGCCGCCCTGCCTGATCGACGGCGAAATCGTCGCCTTTGGCAAGGACGGCAATCCCGACTTCTCGTCGCTGCAGGCGGTGCTCAAACGCGGCCATGGCGCGCAGGACGACGCGACCGAATTGCACTTTTTCGCTTTCGACCTGCTCGAACAGGACGGCAAGACCCTCACCAAACTCGGCAATCTCGAACGCAAGGAACGTCTCGAAGCGCTGCTGCGCGATGCCAAGGCCCCAATCGCGGTCGCCGATCATGTCATCGGCGCAGGCGAAAAGCTCTATGCCGCGATGTGCGGCGCGGGACAGGAAGGCATCATCTCGAAACGCGCCGACGCGGCTTATCTCGGCCGCCGCACCAAAAGCTGGGTGAAGGTCAAATGCACCCGGCGGCAGGAGTTCATCATCGTCGGCTGGAACCCGTCATCGGCGAAGGGCCGCGCCTTCGCCTCGCTCCTGCTCGCCCAGCGCGAAGACGAAACGCTCGTCTACAGGGGCAATGTCGGCACCGGCTTCGACGCCGACGCCATGGCCGACCTCGCGAAAAAATTCGCGAAACTCGAACGACAGACCGCGCCGCTCGACGTCGACGCCGCACCGGCACGCAAGGTGCATTGGCTCAAACCCGATCTCGTCGCCGAAATCGCCTTTGCCGAATTCACCGCGAGCGGATCGGTGCGCCACGCGAGCTTTCTCGGCCTGCGCAGCGACAAGGAGGCCAAAGACGTGACCCCCGAAGTGAAACAACCCGCCCCGGCTCCCGAATCCGACGTGACAATCAGCAGCCGCGACCGCGTGATCTTCCCCGAGGCGAAGGCGACCAAGGGCGACCTCGCCGACTATTATGAAGCGATTGCGCCGCTCATGCTGCCGCACGCCGCGCGCCGCCCGATCAGCCTCGTCCGCTGCCCGCAGGGGCGCGGCAGGAAATGCTTCTTCCAGAAGCATGACTCGGGCTCGTTCGGGGGACACGTCCTCCATGTGCCCATCAAGGAGAAGGACGGCGGGCACGAGGATTATCTCTATGTCGAGGATGCCGACGGCCTGCTCGCCTGCGTCCAGATGGGGACGATCGAGTTCCACGGCTGGGACAGCCATGTCGGCAGCCTCGAAAAGCCCGACCGCATGGTCTTCGACCTCGACCCCGATGAAGGCCTCGCTTTCACCGACGTGAAGAAGGCCGCGCTCGATATCCGCCGCCAGCTTGCCGACATCGGGCTCGTCAGCTTCGCCATGCTCTCGGGCGGCAAGGGCGTGCATGTCGTGGTGCCGCTCGATCCCGGACATAGCTGGGACGCGCACAAGGACTTCGCGAAACGCTTCGCCGAAGCGCTGAGCCTTGCCGAACCCGACCGCTACGTCGCGACGATGAGCAAGGCAAAGCGCAAGGGCAAGATCTTCATCGATTACCTCCGCAACCAGCGCGGCAGCACCGCCGTGATGCCCTGGTCGGTGCGCGCGCGCGAACAGGCGCCGGTCGCAGCGCCGGTCGGCTGGGCGGAACTGGCAGACATCGACAAGGCCGGAGCGTTTACGATCCGCGACGCCGCAGACCTGCTCGAACGCGCCGCAAGCCCCGAACTCAGGGGCTGGGGCTTCGCGTCGCAGGCGCTACCGGACTTTTAG
- a CDS encoding Ku protein has translation MAARAYWKGQIRLALVSIPVEIYAATKSGAAISFRQIHEPSGKPVKYEKVVPGIGPIDTDDIVKGYETSKGNYVLLDEEEIEAVKLDSKRTLELLQFVDANDIDILYYAKPYYVVPADELAEEAYIVLREALKRTKKVGLGQLSVRGQEQLVGLRPCGKGLVLEVLRYADEVNKAANYFRDVGNSRPDADLLDLAETLIDKKSGKFDASDYHNHYVDALKRVIAKKAKARGKRVLEDVEEPGPVKSGSNVIDLMAALKASVDGKKKAPAAEAEKKAPAKKPAARKRA, from the coding sequence ATGGCTGCACGCGCTTATTGGAAGGGACAGATCCGCCTCGCGCTGGTGTCGATCCCCGTCGAAATCTATGCCGCGACCAAATCGGGCGCGGCGATCAGCTTTCGCCAAATCCACGAACCGAGCGGCAAGCCGGTCAAATATGAAAAGGTCGTGCCCGGCATCGGGCCGATCGACACCGACGACATCGTCAAGGGATACGAGACGTCGAAGGGCAATTATGTCCTGCTCGACGAAGAGGAGATCGAGGCGGTCAAGCTCGACAGCAAGCGCACCCTCGAATTGCTCCAGTTCGTCGACGCGAACGACATCGACATCCTCTATTATGCCAAGCCCTATTATGTGGTCCCCGCCGACGAGCTGGCCGAAGAGGCCTATATCGTGCTGCGCGAGGCGCTCAAACGCACGAAGAAGGTCGGGCTCGGCCAGTTGTCGGTGCGCGGGCAGGAGCAGCTTGTCGGTTTGCGGCCCTGCGGCAAGGGCCTCGTGCTCGAAGTCCTCCGCTACGCTGACGAGGTGAACAAGGCGGCCAATTATTTCCGCGATGTCGGCAATTCCAGACCCGACGCCGACCTGCTCGATCTGGCCGAGACGCTGATCGACAAGAAGAGCGGCAAGTTCGACGCGTCGGACTATCACAATCATTATGTCGACGCGCTGAAGCGCGTGATCGCCAAGAAGGCGAAAGCCAGGGGCAAGCGCGTGCTCGAAGATGTCGAGGAACCCGGCCCGGTCAAATCGGGCTCGAACGTCATCGACCTGATGGCGGCGCTCAAGGCTTCGGTCGACGGCAAGAAGAAGGCACCGGCGGCAGAGGCCGAGAAGAAAGCGCCCGCGAAAAAGCCGGCAGCGCGCAAGCGGGCGTGA